GACACGACCGGTCGAGTGGGGTAGGTATCACTCGACGAGACAATCGCAGGTAAAGGAGCACGCGCACCATGGCTGAATCCACAGTACTGAACGTTTTCCCCCGCACCGTGATCGGTAAGGCCAACCGCCATCTCGCCGCCGAGGGTCGCATCCCCGCGGTTCTCTACGGCATGGGCCGCGACGCGCTGCCGATCTCGGTGGACCGTCACGACTTCGAGCTGTTCATGTCGCACCACGCGGCCGGCTCGACGCTCGTCGAGATTCAGATCGAAGGCGAGAAGACGCCCGTCAACGCGATGATTCGCGAGATGCAGCGCGAGGCCCTCAAGGGCACGATCCTGCACGTCGACTTCTTCGCCGTCTCGCTTGACAAGCCGATCAGCGCCACCGTGTCGCTGCGTCTGGTCAACGACCCCGCCGGCGTTCGTGCGGGTGGCGTGCTCACCACTGAGCGT
This genomic stretch from Coriobacteriia bacterium harbors:
- a CDS encoding 50S ribosomal protein L25, with the translated sequence MAESTVLNVFPRTVIGKANRHLAAEGRIPAVLYGMGRDALPISVDRHDFELFMSHHAAGSTLVEIQIEGEKTPVNAMIREMQREALKGTILHVDFFAVSLDKPISATVSLRLVNDPAGVRAGGVLTTERHEINVEAKPAEIPEFIEVDVAALEIGDSIHISDIVAPAGVTLTDEPDALVASVVPPAAEVEEEAGAEQAEPEVIGAKDEGE